The following are from one region of the Deltaproteobacteria bacterium genome:
- a CDS encoding DUF3604 domain-containing protein yields the protein MRAAGRPAECGSCGTTRGATAGSRAETARWSTPPRAGCASIARTGVRGTGRTSRRAASRAAYRRCRSSGRPRRTGPRGPRRRRGRRARSWDAFVADGLDLVAHVARAHGAGDHRAGCTLVPPDHFGAVLRGERGESTRVVVHEQLPVPQRLHPLAHLDHAARRDQQGREPVGRRGAVGAALRAGGRGRQPVPRRGAARPAARGRNVGADVGQRRQLGGLVDRHALEVVGAQKPELRAQGHLEFPSIVGVIPGVVRQHQRVQLRDGPLVDRGHPHGTPRRPIARGRAADRDRRRLVAPHRQPAPQPERRAHPAQRRGHFAVVRVRPRQAGVLALAVLCGQRQAGARGLAEQARRREALALPRQQSVALGLLERRVVRRRRGDEHLDVRHAQVLVVAALVHGVEPQLDRGQLAGRLGRDDLLPAHVVGQLDRARGPRRAQGDRHAPRARVATKQSSRLVVAVAHAKAHARGAVEFGHVQPQPLAGAGSLRPLGPRGLRVVVGDVVRVIVFLEPVPVVLQKRTGVDAIRIQPAFDPRRLGAGQAGCTRNGPRGDRRRCHRPPRRAHVRSIRRIAAALADSRRRARSGYHPPRQEASVARKRTIWGGAVALGAVAAAGWIVYGGGRHEGPGRVHPTPRPAQAIAAAAARSAAAGGGAPDQILFGDLHVHTTFSADAFMRSLPAMGGEGAHPPADACDFARYCSQLDFFALTDHAEALTPRHWRESIDAIRACNAVAGDPATPDLVAFMGFEWSQVGATRADHYGHKNVIFRGLSDADLPARPIAAVGLVSGALRRDPVPLWRQLLIPLQDFARRQRYLDFALYQRELRAAPLCPAGVDTRALPADCREVAATPAELFEKLAQWGLESIVIPHGTTWGFYTPPGYTYDKGLGLAEPLIEIYSGHGNSEVYRPWRAVTVGPDGDACPQPTAEYEPCCWRAGEIIRARCGDADPAECDRRVRAARAAYVAAGTAGHLTVPGATVEEWGNCGQCTDCFNAAFNYRPGGSVQYIVSRRGRAIGFVASSDNHSARPGTGYKEMLRRRFGDATGPQSATWRDRLLGEPAAPAPEPRAWDPDELLALPPFRLVELERQASFFMTGGLAAVHARGRDRAAIWDALVHRRVYGTSGDRILLWFDLTNAPGGAQPMGAEVALAEAPRFRVRAAGAHLQAPGCPRWAVDALGPEGIERVCAGECYHPTDQRRRITRIEVVRIRPAASEADVAGAIDDPWRVIPCPAGEPVCEVEFADPDASGDTFYYVRAIQEPTPAVNAGGLRCGPDGCEPCYGDWRTPADDDCLTDNEERAWSSPILVRRVALPAPAAPAGGPR from the coding sequence ATGCGCGCTGCTGGGCGGCCAGCGGAATGTGGCAGTTGCGGCACCACGCGCGGCGCGACTGCCGGTAGTCGTGCTGAAACAGCCCGTTGGTCCACGCCGCCGCGTGCCGGCTGCGCTTCCATTGCGCGTACTGGCGTTCGTGGCACGGGGCGCACGTCTCGGCGCGCAGCATCGCGGGCGGCGTATCGCCGGTGTCGATCGAGCGGGCGCCCGAGGAGAACAGGCCCGCGAGGGCCGCGGCGCCGGCGAGGGCGGCGCGCGCGATCATGGGACGCGTTCGTAGCTGACGGTCTCGATCTCGTCGCCCATGTCGCACGCGCGCACGGCGCCGGCGATCACCGGGCCGGATGCACCCTCGTCCCACCGGATCATTTCGGCGCAGTGCTCCGTGGCGAGCGCGGCGAGTCGACCCGCGTCGTCGTACACGAGCAGCTGCCAGTGCCTCAGCGGCTCCATCCCCTCGCGCATCTCGACCATGCCGCACGACGCGACCAGCAGGGTCGTGAGCCGGTCGGCCGCCGGGGAGCCGTCGGCGCCGCCCTCCGCGCCGGCGGGCGCGGGCGGCAGCCAGTACCGCGTCGCGGGGCGGCGAGGCCGGCGGCACGCGGGCGGAACGTCGGGGCCGATGTAGGCCAGCGGCGGCAGCTCGGCGGCCTTGTCGACCGTCACGCGCTTGAGGTGGTCGGCGCGCAGAAACCCGAGCTGCGCGCCCAGGGGCATCTCGAATTCCCGTCCATCGTAGGCGTAATACCCGGTGTGGTCCGCCAGCATCAGCGCGTCCAGTTGCGGGATGGGCCGCTTGTCGATCGCGGTCACCCGCACGGGACGCCACGCCGTCCAATCGCCCGCGGCCGCGCGGCCGATCGCGACCGCCGCCGGCTGGTCGCGCCACACCGGCAGCCGGCTCCACAACCCGAGCGCCGCGCGCACCCGGCACAGCGTCGCGGTCACTTCGCAGTCGTGCGCGTCCGGCCGCGGCAGGCGGGCGTGCTTGCCCTCGCGGTATTGTGCGGCCAGCGGCAGGCCGGTGCGCGCGGCCTTGCGGAACAGGCGCGCCGCCGCGAGGCGCTGGCGCTTCCACGCCAGCAGTCGGTCGCGCTTGGACTTCTCGAACGCCGGGTTGTCCGGCGTCGTCGCGGTGACGAACACCTGGACGTCCGACACGCACAGGTCCTCGTAGTGGCTGCCCTCGTACACGGAGTCGAACCGCAGCTCGATCGCGGACAGCTTGCCGGCCGGCTGGGTCGCGACGATCTCCTGCCAGCTCATGTCGTCGGCCAACTCGACCGTGCGCGTGGCCCCCGACGGGCGCAGGGTGACCGTCACGCGCCGCGCGCGCGCGTTGCGACGAAACAGTCGTCGCGACTTGTGGTAGCCGTTGCGCACGCGAAGGCGCACGCGCGTGGCGCCGTCGAGTTCGGTCACGTGCAGCCGCAACCATTGGCCGGCGCCGGATCCCTTCGCCCCCTCGGTCCACGCGGTCTTCGGGTCGTCGTCGGCGACGTAGTTCGGGTGATAGTTTTCTTGGAACCGGTTCCAGTCGTTTTGCAAAAACGAACTGGCGTCGACGCGATCCGGATACAGCCTGCGTTCGATCCCCGCCGGCTCGGCGCGGGCCAGGCCGGATGTACTCGCAACGGACCCCGCGGCGATCGCCGCCGCTGCCACCGTCCACCCCGTCGTGCGCATGTCCGGAGCATACGACGAATCGCCGCGGCGCTGGCGGATTCGCGTCGCCGGGCCCGCAGCGGCTATCATCCGCCCCGACAGGAGGCATCGGTGGCACGCAAGCGCACGATTTGGGGCGGCGCGGTCGCGCTCGGTGCGGTCGCCGCGGCCGGTTGGATCGTCTACGGCGGCGGCCGCCACGAAGGGCCCGGGCGCGTCCACCCGACGCCGAGGCCGGCGCAGGCGATCGCGGCGGCGGCGGCGCGGTCGGCGGCCGCCGGCGGCGGCGCACCGGACCAGATCTTGTTCGGCGACCTGCACGTCCACACCACGTTCTCGGCCGACGCGTTCATGCGCAGCCTCCCCGCGATGGGCGGCGAGGGCGCGCATCCGCCGGCCGATGCGTGCGACTTCGCGCGCTACTGCTCGCAGCTGGACTTCTTCGCGCTCACCGACCACGCCGAGGCGCTCACACCGCGCCACTGGCGCGAGTCGATCGACGCGATTCGCGCGTGCAACGCGGTGGCCGGCGATCCGGCCACGCCGGATCTCGTCGCGTTCATGGGGTTCGAGTGGTCCCAGGTCGGCGCCACGCGCGCGGACCACTACGGACACAAGAACGTGATCTTCCGCGGACTGTCCGACGCGGACCTGCCCGCGCGTCCGATCGCGGCCGTCGGGCTCGTGTCCGGCGCGCTGCGGCGCGACCCGGTCCCGCTGTGGCGCCAGCTGCTCATCCCGTTACAGGATTTCGCACGGCGACAGCGGTATCTCGACTTCGCGCTCTACCAACGCGAGCTGCGCGCGGCGCCGCTGTGCCCGGCGGGAGTCGACACCCGCGCGCTGCCGGCCGACTGCCGCGAGGTCGCCGCGACGCCGGCCGAGTTGTTCGAGAAGCTCGCGCAATGGGGTCTCGAGTCGATCGTGATCCCGCACGGCACGACCTGGGGCTTCTATACGCCGCCGGGCTACACGTACGACAAAGGCCTGGGGCTTGCCGAGCCGCTGATCGAAATTTACAGCGGCCACGGCAACTCCGAGGTCTACCGGCCGTGGCGCGCGGTGACCGTCGGCCCGGACGGCGACGCGTGTCCGCAGCCGACGGCCGAGTACGAGCCGTGTTGCTGGCGCGCCGGCGAGATCATTCGCGCGCGCTGCGGCGACGCGGACCCGGCCGAGTGCGATCGGCGCGTGCGGGCGGCGCGCGCGGCCTACGTCGCCGCCGGGACGGCCGGGCACCTGACGGTTCCCGGTGCAACGGTCGAGGAGTGGGGCAACTGTGGCCAGTGCACCGATTGCTTCAACGCGGCGTTTAACTACCGGCCGGGCGGGTCGGTGCAGTACATCGTGTCGCGGCGCGGCCGGGCGATCGGCTTCGTCGCGTCGAGCGACAACCACAGCGCGCGTCCGGGCACCGGCTACAAGGAGATGTTGCGGCGCCGGTTCGGCGACGCGACCGGCCCGCAGAGCGCCACGTGGCGCGATCGGCTGCTCGGCGAGCCGGCCGCGCCGGCGCCCGAGCCGCGGGCGTGGGACCCGGACGAGCTGCTCGCGCTGCCGCCGTTTCGCCTGGTGGAACTGGAGCGGCAGGCGTCGTTCTTCATGACCGGCGGGCTCGCGGCGGTGCACGCGCGCGGCCGCGACCGCGCCGCGATCTGGGACGCGCTCGTCCACCGCCGCGTCTACGGCACGTCCGGCGACCGCATCCTGCTGTGGTTCGACCTGACCAACGCGCCGGGCGGCGCGCAGCCGATGGGCGCCGAGGTCGCGCTCGCGGAGGCGCCGCGGTTTCGCGTGCGCGCGGCCGGCGCCCACCTGCAGGCGCCCGGCTGCCCGCGGTGGGCGGTCGACGCGCTGGGCCCCGAGGGGATCGAGCGGGTGTGCGCGGGCGAGTGTTACCACCCGACCGACCAGCGCCGGCGCATCACGCGCATCGAGGTGGTCCGCATCCGGCCCGCCGCCAGCGAGGCGGACGTCGCCGGCGCGATCGACGATCCGTGGCGCGTGATCCCGTGCCCGGCGGGCGAGCCGGTGTGCGAGGTCGAGTTCGCCGATCCGGACGCGTCGGGGGACACGTTCTACTACGTGCGCGCGATCCAGGAGCCGACGCCGGCGGTCAACGCGGGCGGCCTGCGCTGCGGCCCGGACGGGTGCGAGCCGTGCTACGGCGACTGGCGCACGCCGGCGGACGACGACTGCCTGACCGACAACGAGGAGCGGGCGTGGTCGTCGCCGATCCTGGTGCGGCGCGTGGCTTTGCCGGCGCCGGCCGCGCCGGCGGGAGGGCCGCGGTGA